The proteins below come from a single Leptospira levettii genomic window:
- a CDS encoding peptidylprolyl isomerase, giving the protein MSTLRAVIKTNKGEIRIDLTPDKTPNTVANFVNLAQRKFYDGLKFHRVIADFMIQGGCPQGTGTGGPGYKFRDEFDSSLKHNKPGILSMANAGPGTNGSQFFITHVPTPWLDGKHSVFGSVVDASDQEVVNSIQQGDKIESITIEGDASSVLEVAKPFLDEWNQILDSKK; this is encoded by the coding sequence ATGAGTACTTTACGCGCTGTTATCAAAACCAACAAAGGTGAAATCCGAATCGATCTTACTCCTGACAAAACACCGAATACGGTTGCCAACTTTGTGAATTTGGCACAAAGGAAATTCTATGATGGACTAAAATTCCACCGAGTCATTGCTGATTTTATGATCCAAGGTGGTTGTCCCCAAGGAACTGGAACGGGTGGCCCTGGGTATAAATTCCGTGATGAATTTGATTCTAGTTTAAAACACAACAAACCTGGAATCCTTTCCATGGCAAATGCAGGTCCAGGAACCAATGGGAGTCAATTTTTTATCACACATGTTCCGACACCTTGGCTTGATGGAAAACATTCAGTGTTTGGTTCCGTGGTGGATGCCTCTGACCAAGAAGTTGTGAATTCCATCCAACAAGGGGATAAAATTGAATCCATTACGATTGAAGGAGATGCCTCTTCTGTATTGGAAGTGGCAAAACCCTTTTTAGATGAGTGGAATCAAATTTTAGATTCTAAAAAATAA
- a CDS encoding rhodanese-like domain-containing protein, whose protein sequence is MNRTIIVSLLLITVSLVAKPIEKQKKQPKIKPIPNRLIDYGEFKKIVNRSESERENHRLTEDQFLKMMSEDGVVVLDARSENRFRLLHIKGAVNLPFTEFTKDSLATVIPEPKSKILIYCNNNFEGNEQAFAAKSPAASLNLSTYNSLKAYGYSNIFELGPLLDVNQTKLPLVSEPKEKEQSAN, encoded by the coding sequence ATGAATCGAACCATCATTGTTTCTCTCTTACTAATCACAGTTTCACTTGTGGCAAAACCCATTGAAAAACAGAAAAAACAACCAAAAATAAAACCCATTCCGAATCGGCTCATCGACTATGGTGAATTCAAAAAAATTGTCAATCGATCCGAATCGGAACGTGAAAATCACCGCCTAACGGAAGATCAATTTTTGAAAATGATGTCTGAAGATGGAGTAGTAGTCCTGGATGCAAGGAGCGAAAATCGATTTCGTTTATTACATATCAAAGGTGCGGTGAATTTGCCTTTTACCGAATTTACGAAAGACAGTTTGGCTACTGTGATCCCAGAACCAAAATCCAAAATTCTAATTTATTGTAATAATAATTTTGAAGGCAACGAACAAGCGTTTGCTGCGAAAAGCCCAGCTGCTTCTTTGAATTTATCGACTTACAATTCCTTAAAAGCATACGGGTATTCAAATATCTTCGAGTTGGGCCCATTACTGGATGTGAACCAAACTAAATTACCTTTAGTGAGTGAACCAAAGGAAAAAGAACAATCGGCCAATTGA
- a CDS encoding GAF domain-containing sensor histidine kinase, with the protein MLRGQLLSNIIEAVSNTYGKEFLNRLTEKMSTVIGADYTFIALFDKEKYESKTVALVAKGSLVDNMAYSLEGTPCADVFDNNVCYYPTDVQKLFPNDLLLVEMKIKGYIGTPLVNSKQETMGLIVGLYESEIRENEKDQVITLFQIFSGRIAAELERLDYESQLEQYNRKLESLVKERTIALENTLTELHERQNQLIESEKLASLGLLSAGIAHEINNPLNFILGGYHGIKDYISESSEQFGKVKFYLEAIKEGVDRTSKIVKGLNQYTRVGESNSEEINIHETLDHCLVMLAHTLRDGIKVVQKFEAMNPVILGSSTKIHQCFFNILTNAIQSMDGMQGELQIYTISKENQIKIDIIDTGVGILPEYKYKIMTPFFTTKEPGKGVGLGLSIAYKIIQDHHGSIQFESELGIGTRFMIEFPCFC; encoded by the coding sequence ATGTTACGCGGACAGTTATTATCTAATATCATAGAAGCCGTATCGAATACATACGGCAAAGAATTTTTAAATCGACTTACTGAAAAAATGAGCACTGTCATTGGGGCGGATTATACATTTATTGCTCTCTTCGATAAAGAAAAATACGAATCGAAAACGGTAGCTCTTGTTGCAAAAGGTTCCTTGGTTGACAATATGGCTTATTCTTTAGAGGGGACTCCTTGCGCGGATGTATTTGATAATAATGTCTGTTATTATCCTACTGATGTTCAAAAATTATTCCCAAATGATTTGTTATTAGTTGAAATGAAGATTAAGGGATACATCGGAACTCCTTTAGTCAATTCTAAACAGGAAACGATGGGCTTGATTGTTGGATTGTATGAATCTGAGATTCGAGAAAATGAGAAGGACCAAGTCATTACCTTATTTCAAATTTTTTCAGGCCGCATTGCAGCTGAATTGGAAAGGTTAGACTATGAATCTCAACTCGAACAATACAATCGGAAATTGGAATCTTTGGTTAAAGAAAGGACAATTGCTTTAGAAAACACGTTGACCGAGTTACATGAAAGACAAAACCAGCTTATCGAATCTGAAAAGTTAGCAAGTTTAGGTCTACTTTCAGCAGGAATTGCTCATGAAATTAATAACCCACTTAATTTTATTTTAGGTGGATATCATGGTATAAAAGATTACATTAGCGAATCTTCAGAACAATTTGGGAAAGTCAAGTTTTACCTAGAAGCTATCAAAGAAGGTGTGGATCGGACTTCAAAAATCGTAAAAGGTTTAAACCAGTATACTCGGGTAGGTGAATCGAATTCAGAAGAAATTAACATTCATGAAACTTTAGATCATTGTTTAGTGATGCTCGCTCATACACTTAGGGATGGGATTAAAGTAGTGCAGAAATTCGAAGCAATGAATCCGGTAATCCTAGGGAGTTCTACTAAAATCCATCAATGTTTTTTTAATATCTTAACAAATGCAATTCAATCAATGGATGGAATGCAAGGTGAATTGCAGATTTATACGATATCTAAAGAGAATCAAATTAAGATTGATATCATTGATACAGGAGTAGGGATACTTCCAGAATATAAATATAAGATCATGACTCCTTTTTTTACGACTAAAGAACCTGGAAAAGGTGTTGGATTGGGTTTATCAATTGCATATAAGATTATACAAGATCATCATGGTTCGATTCAATTTGAATCGGAGTTGGGAATTGGTACAAGATTTATGATTGAATTTCCTTGTTTTTGTTGA
- a CDS encoding response regulator, with protein MKIKILYVDDEDFNLQLFKDIFKKDFEVFIASSGNDALEELEENREIQYLVSDLSMPQMDGLELVKRVKANYPTIICSLLTGFEKTLEIEKAISEGTLTYYFAKPLDPAEIRKFFSVGS; from the coding sequence GTGAAAATTAAGATTTTATATGTAGATGATGAAGATTTTAATCTTCAATTATTCAAAGACATCTTCAAAAAAGATTTTGAAGTATTTATTGCTTCTTCTGGAAATGATGCCTTGGAAGAATTGGAAGAAAACAGAGAAATTCAATATTTGGTGAGCGACCTAAGTATGCCACAAATGGATGGATTGGAGTTGGTTAAGCGTGTTAAAGCAAATTATCCAACGATAATCTGTAGTTTGCTAACAGGTTTTGAAAAAACATTGGAGATTGAAAAAGCGATCTCAGAAGGGACTTTGACCTACTATTTCGCAAAACCACTAGACCCTGCAGAGATTCGAAAGTTTTTCTCTGTAGGGTCATAA
- a CDS encoding lipoprotein LipL46: MFHRLRIAPYTGILVLTILACAGSNSAQKNPSLPDNVVTAMGEAPIYQGDLALARNKALKDAKLNAIRKLVGEQITEKSGVSDGQSLGSKLYGKTDSFVKKYDILSEEQWKLDTQDMIRLNVRCEVEATKLSTAVDALLDDVGNPRIAVLVQTVVNGKSYPIGSATNIAEAELIEKLRAKGNKVVDSSQLTALLKKNPSLAKLDLTSVEEGSPLLTLAQDSGAEVLIIAKVTTTDQKPVVLPGGKKTDFLSSAATGPYRIIQLWGDGKIFGSGSLEGRGADITQEVSREQAVKDWANLVSVKVGKQIKDEWFKLTEQNTVILKFKGLALEDAINFKNDLMEYTSVKQINDRKTEMNGSEWELTYPGKESMFAEELMYKKDSSFRFLSSKTLNINSSKRGVVEIEFKNK; this comes from the coding sequence ATGTTTCATCGACTTCGAATTGCTCCCTATACTGGGATTTTAGTCCTTACCATCTTGGCATGTGCTGGGTCCAATTCCGCGCAAAAAAACCCGTCTTTACCTGACAATGTGGTCACAGCCATGGGAGAGGCTCCTATTTACCAAGGAGACTTGGCCCTAGCCCGTAACAAGGCACTCAAAGATGCAAAACTCAATGCCATCCGTAAATTGGTCGGAGAACAAATCACAGAAAAATCAGGGGTCTCCGATGGGCAATCCCTAGGATCCAAACTTTACGGGAAAACCGATAGTTTTGTGAAAAAATACGACATCCTCAGTGAAGAACAATGGAAACTAGACACCCAAGACATGATCCGTCTCAATGTCCGTTGTGAAGTAGAAGCAACAAAACTTTCTACTGCTGTGGATGCTCTCCTTGATGATGTAGGAAACCCAAGGATCGCTGTCCTCGTGCAAACCGTTGTGAATGGAAAATCTTATCCCATTGGATCAGCAACTAACATTGCCGAGGCGGAACTGATTGAAAAACTCCGTGCCAAAGGGAATAAAGTGGTCGATAGTTCCCAACTCACTGCCCTGCTCAAAAAAAATCCAAGCCTTGCTAAACTTGATCTTACCTCTGTGGAAGAAGGTAGCCCTCTTCTCACTCTGGCACAAGACTCAGGCGCGGAAGTTTTGATCATTGCAAAAGTGACAACCACTGACCAAAAACCTGTGGTATTACCTGGTGGTAAAAAAACAGATTTTTTAAGTTCTGCGGCAACAGGCCCATACCGCATCATCCAATTATGGGGTGATGGAAAAATCTTTGGATCTGGAAGTTTGGAAGGCCGAGGTGCTGATATCACACAAGAAGTTTCCAGAGAACAAGCTGTGAAAGATTGGGCAAACCTTGTTTCCGTAAAAGTAGGAAAACAAATCAAGGACGAATGGTTTAAACTCACAGAACAAAACACCGTGATCTTAAAGTTCAAAGGACTTGCTCTGGAAGATGCAATCAATTTCAAAAACGATTTGATGGAATACACATCCGTGAAACAAATCAATGATCGTAAAACAGAAATGAATGGATCAGAATGGGAACTCACTTACCCAGGAAAGGAATCGATGTTTGCAGAAGAGCTCATGTACAAAAAGGATTCTAGTTTCCGTTTTTTGAGTAGTAAAACTCTCAACATCAACAGTTCTAAACGTGGTGTTGTGGAAATCGAATTCAAAAATAAATAA
- a CDS encoding exo-beta-N-acetylmuramidase NamZ domain-containing protein: MTNYFFRFSLSFLVLACHGNTVPQFRVHPIDSKVRLSQDIFYEKILPTMAGKKLMLATNPSGIGTNPKKIISSLEKHKITLEHLIGLEHGFLGLEEEFSQTPVTMDSTFNRPLYHIYRIKDSELRDLVKEVDFVLFDVQDVGMRCYTYLSVLKRLMDALKNTKTKLIVLDHIHVAMHLPPMGEKMSPKHLNFAGEFPSLLITGMTTGEAALFYNKEYLKESVDLNVIPVEGYKRGMYFEDTGIPWTTPSPNLPMVDSARNYLSLVLLEGVNVSVGRGTQAPFVYFGAPWMTNPEELATKLSAIGNKSYYFSTVYFKPTFGPHKGKICSGLRMNLVRPDYDPMLLAYELIRLMKETYPNDFKWSKGSTNHWVDQLWGNDHFRSAINDGKTYVEFHNTYLSDEDKERKKIEPYLIY; this comes from the coding sequence ATGACCAATTACTTTTTTAGGTTTTCTCTCTCGTTTCTTGTCCTTGCTTGCCATGGGAACACGGTTCCGCAATTTCGTGTCCACCCGATTGATTCTAAAGTTCGATTGTCCCAGGACATTTTTTACGAAAAAATCCTGCCAACCATGGCGGGAAAAAAATTGATGCTTGCGACAAATCCATCAGGAATTGGAACAAATCCAAAAAAGATCATTTCATCTCTCGAAAAACACAAAATTACATTAGAACATTTGATTGGTTTAGAACATGGATTTCTTGGTTTGGAAGAAGAGTTTAGCCAAACTCCCGTTACTATGGACTCAACTTTTAATCGTCCACTTTATCATATCTATCGAATCAAAGATTCCGAACTGAGAGACTTAGTGAAGGAGGTTGATTTTGTTTTATTTGATGTGCAAGATGTGGGGATGCGTTGTTACACATATTTAAGTGTACTCAAACGTCTCATGGATGCATTAAAAAATACAAAAACCAAACTCATTGTCCTTGATCATATCCATGTAGCGATGCACCTCCCACCCATGGGAGAAAAAATGAGTCCTAAACATTTAAACTTTGCTGGAGAATTTCCTTCCTTACTCATTACGGGAATGACAACTGGGGAAGCCGCATTGTTTTATAACAAGGAATACTTAAAAGAATCTGTGGACTTGAATGTGATTCCTGTGGAAGGTTATAAACGTGGGATGTACTTTGAAGATACAGGTATCCCGTGGACAACACCTTCACCTAACTTGCCTATGGTGGATTCTGCAAGGAATTATTTATCGCTTGTTTTACTTGAAGGTGTGAATGTATCAGTTGGAAGGGGAACCCAAGCACCTTTCGTTTATTTTGGTGCACCATGGATGACAAATCCGGAAGAACTTGCTACCAAATTAAGTGCCATTGGCAACAAATCATATTATTTTTCAACAGTGTATTTTAAACCCACCTTTGGACCCCACAAAGGAAAAATTTGTTCTGGTCTACGTATGAATTTAGTAAGGCCTGATTATGATCCAATGTTACTTGCATATGAACTCATTCGGCTTATGAAAGAAACATATCCAAATGATTTTAAATGGAGTAAAGGTTCTACAAACCACTGGGTTGACCAATTATGGGGGAATGATCATTTTCGTTCTGCCATCAATGATGGAAAAACCTATGTTGAGTTTCATAATACCTATCTTAGTGATGAAGATAAAGAACGAAAAAAAATTGAACCATACTTAATCTACTAA
- a CDS encoding LIC_11883 family protein, with protein MKFKFTFLVFITVLLGVVYASETKIKQIPKQKTAKVLKSVAYATIRSTVMVTHTKFDEKEVTYQSCSNDFPNMPGDFPCNLLDVTGTTDQVDTESEVSDAEFAMGRDPEDMNPSGKIHIKVSKEKSRNLNGAVIYLGEGENQLSLFYSPKGQISHYLYQKMIVIFVWKKTDDSPSLAQLYFVKVNDEFFPEEVKEFTF; from the coding sequence ATGAAGTTTAAATTCACTTTTTTAGTATTCATCACTGTTTTGTTAGGTGTGGTTTACGCATCGGAAACTAAAATCAAACAAATACCCAAACAAAAAACCGCAAAAGTGTTAAAGTCAGTTGCATATGCAACAATACGTTCCACTGTGATGGTGACTCATACCAAATTTGATGAAAAAGAAGTCACTTACCAATCTTGTTCCAACGATTTTCCGAATATGCCAGGTGATTTTCCTTGTAATCTTTTGGATGTAACTGGGACAACTGACCAAGTGGATACCGAGTCCGAAGTGAGTGATGCAGAATTTGCTATGGGAAGGGATCCTGAAGACATGAATCCAAGTGGAAAAATCCACATCAAAGTTTCGAAAGAGAAGTCACGAAATTTAAATGGGGCAGTGATTTACCTTGGTGAAGGTGAAAACCAATTATCTCTTTTTTATTCACCAAAAGGACAAATCTCTCATTACCTGTACCAAAAAATGATTGTGATCTTTGTATGGAAGAAGACTGATGATTCACCTTCCTTGGCTCAACTTTATTTTGTGAAAGTGAATGATGAATTTTTTCCTGAAGAAGTGAAGGAATTTACCTTTTAG
- a CDS encoding DUF2797 domain-containing protein: protein MPSFQGYVRKMSHKGTNPVSYFWEYANYSEDKKTKTIEGKELTSDVPIESFLGKKISLITNDEIRCMNCGKKTKKSFNQGYCFVCFSKLAENDLCIMRPETCHHHKGTCRDSEWGNTHCFKKHIVYFANSSGMKVGITKENPVSNRWVDQGAKFGIPILEVSSRRDAGILEHFLSQFLPDKTSWQKMVAGEPGIIDLKKEAVKFLNHLEKNEFFSPIETKQKLTWKPILTEEMMEIEYPILTYPSKIKSLKLTKETPVVGTLVGIKGQYLLFETGVINIRSLGGLWIEFSA from the coding sequence ATGCCAAGTTTCCAAGGTTATGTTCGAAAGATGTCTCATAAAGGGACAAATCCTGTTTCCTATTTTTGGGAATATGCAAATTATTCTGAGGACAAAAAAACAAAAACAATTGAAGGAAAAGAACTAACCTCAGATGTACCAATCGAATCCTTCCTTGGTAAAAAAATCTCTCTCATTACAAATGATGAAATTCGCTGTATGAACTGCGGAAAAAAAACTAAAAAGTCATTTAATCAGGGATATTGTTTTGTTTGTTTTTCTAAGTTAGCTGAAAATGATCTTTGTATCATGCGCCCAGAAACATGCCACCATCATAAGGGTACATGTCGTGATTCAGAATGGGGGAATACTCATTGTTTCAAAAAACACATTGTATACTTTGCCAATTCCAGTGGAATGAAAGTTGGAATCACAAAAGAAAATCCTGTCTCAAACCGATGGGTGGACCAAGGTGCTAAGTTCGGAATCCCAATTTTAGAAGTGAGTTCCAGAAGAGACGCAGGTATTTTAGAACATTTTCTCAGTCAGTTTTTACCAGATAAAACATCCTGGCAAAAAATGGTAGCAGGAGAGCCGGGAATCATTGATCTCAAAAAAGAAGCTGTTAAATTTTTAAATCATCTTGAAAAGAATGAATTTTTTTCACCCATCGAAACCAAACAAAAGTTAACCTGGAAACCTATCCTTACAGAAGAAATGATGGAAATCGAGTATCCGATTTTAACTTATCCATCTAAAATAAAATCTTTAAAACTCACAAAAGAAACTCCAGTTGTCGGAACACTTGTTGGGATCAAGGGTCAATACTTATTATTTGAAACTGGAGTCATCAATATACGAAGTTTAGGTGGTCTTTGGATTGAATTTTCCGCCTAA
- a CDS encoding RluA family pseudouridine synthase yields MNFPPNVIPLGNHYTTRILFDCEDFLLAEKPEGIPVHETKDPNRLDFTRLLANQLKIPELRTVNRLDLGTSGIVLLGKNKDKNLELDQLLKNAEKTYIFLCDGIPNWKEYRMECFIKDGNKQVSLVRSGGKKAITEFTILGSDEKMNVSFGLANILTGRRHQIRVMLSSLGFPVLGDTLYGKKESREKRMYLHAFRFSFTDLQGQNHMVDSGVPSDWFVRMPSISKSQIPKTNRL; encoded by the coding sequence TTGAATTTTCCGCCTAACGTCATTCCATTAGGAAATCATTATACCACTCGTATCTTATTTGATTGTGAGGATTTTTTACTCGCAGAAAAACCAGAAGGAATTCCTGTCCACGAAACAAAAGATCCAAATCGATTGGATTTCACTCGTTTACTTGCGAATCAGTTAAAAATTCCTGAACTACGAACCGTCAATCGATTAGATCTTGGTACGAGTGGCATTGTATTACTCGGAAAAAATAAAGATAAAAATCTCGAACTAGATCAGTTACTAAAAAATGCAGAAAAAACCTATATTTTTTTATGTGATGGGATTCCGAATTGGAAAGAATACCGGATGGAATGTTTTATCAAAGATGGAAATAAACAAGTCAGTCTCGTAAGGAGTGGAGGTAAAAAAGCAATCACAGAGTTTACCATCCTTGGTTCCGATGAAAAAATGAATGTATCATTTGGGCTTGCAAATATTTTAACAGGAAGAAGGCACCAAATTCGCGTTATGTTATCTTCGTTGGGTTTTCCTGTCCTGGGTGATACTTTGTATGGGAAAAAAGAAAGTCGAGAAAAACGAATGTATCTCCATGCGTTTCGATTTTCCTTTACTGACTTGCAGGGCCAAAATCATATGGTAGATTCAGGTGTTCCATCAGATTGGTTCGTTAGAATGCCTTCAATTTCTAAATCACAAATTCCAAAGACAAATCGACTATGA
- the ychF gene encoding redox-regulated ATPase YchF gives MALNCGIVGLPNVGKSTIFNALTKAGAQAANYPFCTIEPNTGVVEVPDERLNRLAEIYKPKRTVPTMIEFVDIAGLVKGASQGEGLGNQFLSHIREVDAICHVVRAFQDENITHVHGKVDPIEDITVINYELILADLDSLEKQQQRVSKTAKTGNKEAAEILSVMDKILEALKKGNRASTVELNEEEFKIAKKFNLITIKPVLYVANILDSDVKSTDNPLVKTITDFANKEGAPVVVLCGRFEEEISGLEKEDQLAFLEEIGEKESGLSRMIRASYQLLGLLTFFTAGVEEVRAWTTKQGSSGPVAASVIHSDFEKGYIRAEVMRYEDLDRTGDATKVKEEGKLRVEGKDYIVQDGDVIYFRVNA, from the coding sequence ATGGCTTTGAATTGTGGCATTGTAGGTCTCCCGAACGTCGGTAAGTCGACTATTTTTAACGCACTCACAAAAGCAGGCGCACAGGCTGCAAATTATCCTTTTTGTACCATTGAACCAAATACTGGTGTTGTAGAAGTTCCTGATGAGAGGTTAAACCGCTTAGCTGAAATCTACAAACCAAAACGTACTGTTCCCACGATGATTGAGTTTGTGGACATTGCAGGTCTTGTCAAAGGGGCAAGCCAAGGGGAAGGGCTCGGAAATCAATTTTTATCCCACATTCGGGAAGTTGATGCGATTTGCCATGTTGTAAGAGCCTTCCAAGATGAAAATATAACACATGTTCATGGGAAAGTTGATCCAATCGAAGATATCACGGTCATCAATTACGAACTCATCCTTGCGGATTTGGACAGTTTAGAAAAACAACAACAACGTGTTTCTAAAACAGCCAAAACTGGAAATAAAGAAGCAGCAGAAATTTTGTCGGTTATGGATAAAATTTTGGAAGCACTTAAAAAAGGGAACAGGGCTTCGACTGTTGAATTAAACGAAGAAGAATTTAAAATCGCAAAAAAATTCAATTTAATTACCATTAAGCCCGTGTTATACGTTGCCAATATCCTTGACTCGGATGTTAAATCGACTGACAACCCACTTGTGAAAACCATCACCGACTTTGCAAACAAAGAAGGAGCACCTGTTGTTGTTTTATGTGGTCGTTTTGAAGAAGAAATTTCTGGACTTGAAAAAGAAGACCAATTGGCATTTTTAGAGGAGATTGGAGAAAAAGAATCTGGTCTTTCTCGTATGATTCGTGCATCCTACCAACTATTAGGCCTACTAACTTTTTTTACTGCAGGTGTGGAAGAAGTAAGAGCTTGGACAACCAAACAAGGTAGTTCTGGTCCCGTTGCTGCTAGTGTCATTCATTCTGATTTTGAAAAAGGTTACATCCGTGCAGAAGTGATGCGGTACGAAGACTTAGATCGTACGGGTGATGCAACAAAAGTAAAAGAAGAAGGGAAACTCCGTGTGGAAGGAAAGGATTACATTGTCCAAGATGGAGATGTGATTTATTTCCGAGTGAATGCTTAA
- a CDS encoding RNA polymerase sigma factor, which translates to MSDEIRSLIDNCLLGKREAWQTLIQKFHRLIIGTCAHYVPREEVVDTSQLVYLKLTENDYQLLRKFKGESLPAFIIYLNEIAKNISMSQTRSIRRTEYREGISLDLSIDILDERLTQEDVYFEWEEKKEFYDLIESLDEPHKEILILRLKGYKFKEIAAILEVPIGTVLARANRAKEKIKKLQTKEIKP; encoded by the coding sequence ATGAGTGATGAGATACGGAGTTTAATCGATAATTGTTTACTCGGCAAAAGAGAAGCATGGCAAACACTCATCCAAAAATTCCATCGCCTCATCATTGGAACTTGCGCACATTACGTACCAAGAGAAGAAGTGGTAGATACTTCCCAACTTGTCTATTTAAAACTCACCGAAAATGACTACCAATTATTGCGTAAGTTCAAAGGGGAAAGTTTACCTGCCTTTATTATCTATTTAAACGAAATTGCCAAAAACATCAGTATGTCCCAAACACGGAGCATTCGCCGAACTGAGTATAGGGAAGGGATTTCTCTCGATCTAAGTATCGATATTCTGGATGAAAGGTTAACCCAAGAGGATGTTTACTTCGAATGGGAAGAAAAAAAGGAGTTTTATGATCTCATTGAATCATTAGATGAACCCCATAAGGAAATCCTCATCTTACGTCTCAAAGGGTATAAGTTCAAAGAAATCGCTGCAATTTTAGAAGTTCCAATCGGAACAGTACTCGCTAGGGCCAATCGCGCCAAAGAAAAGATAAAAAAATTACAAACCAAGGAAATAAAGCCGTAA
- a CDS encoding CHAT domain-containing protein, whose product MKIRIISKYSDQGISDGECFWEEKQSQFGTVEKTTPFSGQLLKEFQNDWSIFVERILSQNPKKEEFLDKLGKKSDSLEQIVFGESLPFWRTPGFRGTIELLVDPEFSPIPWEILRSSNGFLFQDKNFKRGIRIQKNQREISKKSNVALIICNPVIPSLENTVNEECVSLYPIIEKKLPLRILKQNHLTKIRFIEELNSVKYLHYAGHTEKNGIPIGKNQFISMNVIASRSFTHLDLVFFNSCYSSFDSINQAGITTSFLKAGAKQVIGFLYPVETNLAKEIGISFWKYFLESKNAEKSLEKIRKQLQKGSGKEIITAISLVQFSTLSPNPLPKRILSITYSLLLVLCFLLFTRETQVEIPIGTQVQTEQTNGSSITENSLLSQQKSQSKDPLVLKIQKITHPEFRKKALLFLETKHELLDETQKREILESILSEGSSEEKMYYEFKTRSGF is encoded by the coding sequence ATGAAAATCCGTATCATTTCGAAATACTCTGACCAAGGTATCTCCGATGGTGAATGTTTTTGGGAAGAAAAACAGTCCCAATTTGGAACCGTTGAAAAAACGACCCCGTTTTCAGGGCAATTACTCAAAGAATTTCAGAATGATTGGTCCATTTTTGTAGAACGAATTTTATCTCAAAATCCCAAAAAGGAAGAATTTTTAGACAAACTAGGTAAAAAGTCTGATAGTTTAGAACAAATTGTATTTGGTGAATCCCTTCCCTTTTGGAGGACTCCCGGATTTCGAGGCACCATTGAGCTGTTAGTTGATCCAGAATTTTCTCCCATTCCGTGGGAAATATTAAGATCTTCCAATGGATTTTTATTCCAAGATAAAAATTTCAAACGAGGGATTCGGATCCAAAAAAACCAAAGGGAAATCTCAAAAAAATCAAATGTTGCTCTAATCATCTGTAATCCGGTCATTCCCAGTTTAGAAAACACGGTAAATGAAGAATGTGTTAGTTTATATCCAATTATCGAAAAAAAACTACCGCTTAGAATCCTTAAACAAAATCACCTAACAAAAATTCGTTTCATTGAGGAGTTAAATTCCGTTAAATATCTGCATTATGCGGGCCATACTGAAAAAAATGGTATCCCTATTGGCAAAAATCAGTTCATTTCCATGAACGTAATTGCTTCAAGATCATTTACTCATCTAGATTTAGTATTCTTTAATAGCTGTTATTCTTCATTTGACTCGATAAACCAAGCAGGAATAACAACCAGTTTTCTAAAAGCAGGTGCCAAACAAGTGATTGGATTTTTGTATCCAGTAGAAACAAATTTAGCAAAGGAAATAGGGATTTCCTTTTGGAAATATTTTTTAGAATCTAAAAATGCAGAAAAAAGTTTAGAAAAAATAAGAAAACAATTACAAAAGGGATCTGGAAAAGAGATTATAACAGCGATTAGTTTGGTTCAATTCTCTACTTTATCACCAAACCCACTTCCAAAAAGGATTTTAAGCATTACCTACAGTTTACTACTAGTTTTATGTTTCCTCCTTTTCACTAGAGAAACTCAAGTTGAAATCCCAATTGGAACTCAAGTCCAAACGGAACAAACAAATGGATCTTCTATAACAGAGAACTCACTTCTGTCCCAACAAAAAAGCCAGTCCAAGGACCCATTAGTATTAAAAATCCAAAAAATCACACATCCGGAGTTTCGAAAAAAAGCACTTCTCTTTTTAGAAACAAAACATGAGTTACTTGACGAAACACAAAAACGGGAAATCTTAGAATCGATCCTTTCAGAGGGATCTTCAGAAGAAAAAATGTATTATGAATTCAAAACAAGGAGTGGGTTTTGA